The sequence below is a genomic window from bacterium.
AGCGTCTTCGAGGGACAACTGACGGCCGGCGGGCTTGCGTTCGGCATCGTCGTTTCCCGGTTCAACGCCTTCATCACGCAGCGCCTCCTGGAAGGCGCGCTCGACACGATCCGCCGCCACGGCGGCAGCGACAAGAATGTCGACGTCGCGTGGGCGCCGGGCGCGTTCGAGATCCCCGCGGTCGCGCGATTGATGGTGGAATCGAAAAAGTACGACGCGGTCATCACGCTCGGCGCGGTGATCCGCGGCGGCACCCCGCACTTTGACTACGTGTGCGCGGAGGC
It includes:
- the ribE gene encoding 6,7-dimethyl-8-ribityllumazine synthase produces the protein MASVFEGQLTAGGLAFGIVVSRFNAFITQRLLEGALDTIRRHGGSDKNVDVAWAPGAFEIPAVARLMVESKKYDAVITLGAVIRGGTPHFDYVCAEAAKGIGHLAYDAPIPVAFGILTCDTVEQAIERAGSKAGNKGAEAALAAIEMANLYKNLKGAK